The Couchioplanes caeruleus sequence GACCCGCCGCAACGACGACGTGGTCACCACCAGCACGGGATTCGCTCGCGTAGTACGACATGTGGCGCCGTACCCGGTGCGGCCCGGTTGCCTTGCTCCTGGTCAAAGAGTTGCGGCGGCAAGGGCGACGAGTGCCACCAGCGGTGGCGCGGCCTGGACCGCGGCGGCCCGGGCGAAGCGGCGGTCGGTGGCCAGCAGCACGGCGCCCGCGCCGGCCATGCAGGCGCCGGCGAAGCCGATCAGGGAAGCGCCCGCGACGGTGCGGCCCGACGCGGTCGCGGCGACGCCGGCGAGCACGCCCAGGGCCAGGAACAGGTTGTACCAGCCCTGGTTGAACGCCATCGGCCGGATGGCGTCGGCGTCGTGCTGTGACGTGACGAGAAAGCGCCGCCAAACCGCCGGGCGGGTGAAGCGCAGGCTCTCCAGCACGAAGAACTGGACGTGGACGAGGGCGGCCAGGGTGGCGGCCACGAGGGCGACGAGGAGCACGGAGATTCCTTCCCAGTTTTGAACCGATCGGTTCAGAAAGTATGCTGTACCGATCGGTACAGATTCGTCAAGGGGAAGCCATGGCGCGCACCAGGTCGTTCACGACGGCGAACGCGGTGCGCGCTGCCCGCGACCAGTTCTGGGAGCACGGGTACGAGGCCACCTCCCTGGCCGACCTCGAACGGGTCACCGGACTCAACCGATCCAGCATCTACCAGGCGTTCGGCAGCAAGCATCAGCTCTTCTCCCTGGCCGTGGAGAGCTACCTCGCCGAGGTGGCGGCGCCGCGCCTGGCAGCCCTGGAGGCGCCCGGCGCCGGTATCGCGCAGGTGGTCGAGTACCTCGAATCGCTGGCCGCCGTCATGGCGGACGCCCCCGGCTCCCTCGCCGGGCGCGGTTGCCTCGTCGTGAACACCATCACCGAGCGCGCGGGGCACGATCCGGAGGCACACGCGGTGGGCGTCGCCTACCGCGACAGGCTGCTGCGCGCTTTCGCGGGCGCCCTTCCGCCGGAAACCGCCGCGCACCGGGCCGAGTTGTTGACCGGCGCGGTGATCGCGGTCCTGGTCACCGCCCGCCTTGCTCCCGCGGCGGCCGCCACCCTGGCCCGTGCCGCCGCGATGGAGGCACGCAGCTGGCGGTGAACCCTGTCGGCTTCGAAGGCGAGGGCGGGACCGCCGCCTCTCACCAGCAATGCGCCGCGAGCCTGAACGTGGCGTAGAGCCGGGCATTGGCGCCGGGCAACTGCTCGGGCGCGACCACGGACGGCAGCAACGCCCCCATCGCGGTGTCTGCGAGGGTTTCGCCGGTCCCCAGAAGGAACAGCACCGCATAGATGGCGGCGACCGTGACGGTCTCCGTCGCGATGGTCACCGCCAGCGCGGCCAGGGCGACGGCGCGGACCAGGTTGACCGCGACGACGAGCAGGCGTCGGTCGAGCCGGTCGACGTAGGCGCCACTGATCAGGGCGAACAGCAACCACGGCAGCTGCTGGACGAAGACGGCACCGGCGATCGCAGCCGGATCGTCGGTGACCGACGCGACCAGCAGCGGGCCGGCGGCCATGGTGACACCATCACCGAGGTTCGACACCGCCGAAGCGGTCCACAGTCGGGTGAAATCCGCGCCGAGACGCGCGGATACAAGGGCACGCAAAAGAGCTCCTCGAGCCAAGAAAGGAAACGGTCGTCTCAGGACCGCTCCGCGGCGAGGAGCACACCGCCGGGACGCCCGGCGGTGAAACCGGTCAGCGCGCGGTGTGCTCTCGCAGCGAAACGGGGACCGTCACCAGGCCGAGGCGCATACCAGCTCCTAACTGTGGATCAATGCTTCAGGGATGATAGCCCCGCACATGGCCGAGGCTCGAACGGTTACCCCGGCGACCCCGCTTCGGGTGGTAGCAGTCGGTCAGCTCGGCACGGCACCCCTGCGAGAGCCGTTCGCTATGCCGTCACCGTGACGCCAAACCGAACGCCGGCCGGGCGGCACCACCTCGCCTCATGGCACTGACCAGCAGCGTCAGCTTCAAAACAGGCACTGACCTCCCTCGGCCGAGTGGTCCTGGCCGGTGCCGGTGGTCATGCCGCTGTCGGAAGTCGCGGTGCGATCCCGGCGAGGGCGGCCCCCGCGCTTAACATCCAATTAACATCTTCGATTTACTTCGGCGTCATCGTCCGCACGCCTGCGAGTCGCCTGCCCGGCATAGCGTCGGACCACCAGTAACGGCGGTCCGAGCCGGAGGCCATCATGGAATACGTCCTCGTGCAGGTGCTCATCCAGGTCCTCAGCGCCGTCCTGATCGCCTTGGCCACCGCCGCCATCCGCCGCGTCTTCGCCTGGCTCTGACCCGCCGACGCGCGAACCCGAGCGGCCTCCGGCCGCTCCCGCCGTCGCCGGCACGCCGACCCGCCGTCGTCGGTGCTCGCGGCTTCAGGCAGTGGCGTCGTGTCCGGCCCTTTGCGCAGCCGGGTTGAGCAGTGCCTGGGCGAACCGAGCCGTCTGCTGTGGTCCCAGCGTCGTCGCCGGGTGATCCGGGCGGCGAAGGCGCCGGCGGCTCGCGCGCGGCCCCGGTAGGCGAGGGCCGCGGCGGTGACGGCTACCGGGTGGTCTGCGGAGCGCACCAGTTGGTGCAGCCGTCGCTCGATGCGGCGCTCGACATGTACCTCGCACTGTTCTTCGTGCTCGAGGCCGGCCCGGCTGCGGTTACCGAAAGGTGCCCGGGTAACTGAAAAGTGCCTTCTTCTCATCCCGGGATCGCTCTCCTACGGTGACTAGGTAACCGAAAGAGAGGGGCTGCGACATGGCTGTGACCTTGGTGAACCCGGTAGGACTGCCGGATGCGGGTGTCTATAAGCACGTCTCGGTGGCGACGGGCTCGAAGCTGGTCCACGTCGCGGGGCAAGTCGCCTGGGATGCCGGGGGCAAGCTGGTCGGCGAAGGGGATCTCGCCGCGCAGGTCGAGCAGTGCTACGTCAACGTCCACACAGCCCTGTCGGGCATCGGCGCGACATTCGACGACGTGGTGAAGCTGGTCGTGCACGCGGTCGACTGGCAGCCCGCGAAGATGCCGCAGTTGGTCGAGGGCATCGAGCGGGCGAAGGCGCGGCTGGGCATCACTGCGGCCCCGCCGGCGTCACTGTTCGGCATCGTGGCGCTGGACGTGCCAGAGCACCTGGTGGAGATCGAGGCGACCGCCGTGCTCGACTAACCGCGTCGGCGGGCGGCCTCGATGTGGCCCAGATACTTCTGGGTCCAGCCGCACATTCCGTCGACGACAGCACGCAGGGCGACGCCCGCTTCGGTGAGGGCGTACTCGACGCGCGGCGGGATCGTGGGGTGCACGGTCCGCTCGATCAGACCGTTGTGCTCGAGCATGCGGAGGTTCTGGGTGAGCATCTTGTGGCTGATTCCACCGATGTGGTCGCGCAGCTCACCGAAGCGCATCGTGCGCTGACCGAGAAACTCCACGATGAGGAACGCCCACTTGTTCGCGATGTCGGAGAAGATCTCCCTCGCCAAGGAGTCGGCCCGGGCCAGGTCGGCTTCGGGCGGCAGCGCCGCGATCTCGTTCCTCGTACCCATCGGGTCACTCTTTCCCAGTTCCTCGGTCACATCGGGTGCGGCCCAGGGTGTCACGTCGCGCGTCCGCGTACCCAGTGCGGCCCAGCACTGCTGCGCGGCCGCCGTGTCCGGGAGGCGGATCCCTGGTGAACCGGTCGGCCTGGACGCCGTTGGTGGTCTTCGATACCGGATGCCCGTGGAATCGCCCATCGGCGTTCATCTTCCGCACCGGCGCCGTCAAGCCGCGCGAGGTCAGATCCGAGGAACCCATCAAGGAGGTTCCATGGATCGGCGAACGATGTTGCGGGCCGCTGTCGTCGGCGCGGGAACGGTGGCCTTGCCGTTCACGGCCTGGTCTGCGGCGTACGGGGCGCCGGCGCAGAACGCGCCAGGACCGTACGGTCCGCTGCAGCCGGCGGACGCCCACGGCATTCAGTTGCCCGCCGGTTTCACCAGTTCGATCGTCGCCCGTTCCCGGCAGGTGGTGCCCGGTACGTCGTACGTGTGGCATGACGCCCCCGACGGCGGTGCGGTGATCCCGAACGGCGCCGGTTGGATCTACGTGTCGAACTCCGAGGTGAGCGCGGCCGCCGGCGGAGGCGCCTCCCGGATTCTCTTCTCCTCCACCGGAGCTGTCGTCGGGGCGTCCCGGATCCTGTCCGGTACCAACAGCAACTGCGCCGGCGGTAAGACGCCGTGGAATACCTGGCTGTCGTGTGAGGAGGTCTCGTTGGGCCGGGTCTTCGAGACGTACCCCCTGGGCGGGACGGCGGTGGCGCGTCCGGCGATGGGCCGGTTCAAGCACGAGGCCGCCGCCGCTGATCCGGTACGACAGGTGATCTACCTGACCGAGGACGAGACGGACGGCAAGTTCTACCGGTTCCTGCCCACGACCTGGGGCGACCTCTCCTCGGGCACGCTGCAGGTGCTCCGCGCGGGCAGCGCGACCTCCGGGTCGTTCACCTGGGCTACCGTTCCCGACCCGGACGGTTCGCCGACCGTGACCCGGCGGCAGGTGTCCGGGGCGAAGACGTTCAACGGGGGAGAGGGCTGCCACTACGCCGACGACACCGTCTGGTTCACCACCAAGGGCGACAACCGGGTCTGGCAGATCAACCTCGTCAGCAACACGTACGAGCTCGCGTACGACGACAACCTGGTCAACCCTGGTGCCGCCCCGCTGACCGGCGTCGACAACATCACCGGCTCCACCGCAGGGGACCTGTACATCGCCGAGGACGGCGGCAGCATGGAGATCTGCATCATCACCCCTGATGACAAGGTGTCGTCGTTCCTGCGGATCACCGGCCATAGCGGCTCCGAGATCACCGGACCGGCCTTCACGCCCGCCGGCGACCGGCTGTACTTCTCCTCGCAACGCGGCACGTCAGGCTCCTCCTCCGGCGGCATCACCTATTGCGTCACCGGTCCTTTCCGCCGGTAGGCACGGCTGCCCGCCTTGCGCCCTTCGGCAGCAAGGCGGGCGTCATGGCAGCGAGGTTCGAAACTGGTCGTCGTCGACGGCGCAGGGCGGCCGGTTCCACGGCGGGCGGGACACCGTGGCCGACCAGCAGGTTGGGCAGTGGCGTCGCGGCGCCAGGACGCGGCACCGCTCGGGCGACGCCCGCAGTGTCAACGAGGGCGGGACCGGCGATCAGGCCGGCGACGGCGCCCCCGGCAGCGGCCATGAACCGGCGGCGACCCACGGTCGGTGGCTGATCCGGCGGCCTTGGCGGCGGGGGCGATGCATCGAAATAGAGGGGCATACGTCGATGCTCGGAGCTGCCGAGTGGCCACCGACACCGTACTCATGCGAACGCCGTGTCAACAGCCCATGTCCGGCAGACAAAGAAACCCATCGATGTCATCGGTATGTTGTGTGAGTGGCTCTCACTCTTCACCGTGATGTCGCGAAACCCTCACCTGAACGGCGCGCAGGTGTTGGTCGGTAGGGGTTGGCTGGCGCGCGTCCCACTCACTGAGAAGGAGCTCACGCACGTGCCTACCTCTCGTCGTACCTTCCTGGCCGGCGGTACCGCCGCAGGCGTCGGTCTCGCCGTCGCCGGCGCCGTCCCGTCTCTGGCCCAGGCCACCCCGGGCCGGCCGCGCCGGGACGGCGGCCATGTGCCGTTCCCGCCGCTCGTCGACGACCCCGACGGCATCCTGGCGCTCCCTGAAGGGTTCAGCTACGCCATCGTCACCCGGACCGGCGTGACCCGGCTCGACCGCGGCCAGGGCCTGACCCCGTCCAGCCCCGACGGCATGGCCGTCTACCACGCCGGCCGCGGCCGCTACACGCTGATCCAGAACCATGAGATCGACCCGGGCGAGGAGTTCGGCGTACCGCACGTCAAGGGCACAGTCTACGATCCGGGCGCGGTCGACGCGGGCGGCTGCACGGTGATCACGACCGACCGGGCCGGCCGCAATCTCGGCGAGTTCGTCGCCATCTCCGGCACTGTCGCCAACTGTGCCGGCGGCCCCACCCCGTGGGGAACGTGGCTGACCTGCGAGGAGACCGAGGACCGGGCCGGAGACAAGTGGACGGAGGGCGGCCGGGCCGGCGTCTTCCAGAAGGACCACGGCTACGTCTTCGAGGTCTGGGCGGACGGCACCGCGAACCCGCGGCCGATCAGGTGCCTGGGGCGCTACGCCCACGAGGCCCTGGCCATCGACAAGGATCGCACCCACATCTATCTGTCCGAGGACGCCGACGGACCCAACGGCCTCTTCTACCGCTGGACCGCCCCGCGTGGCGTCCGGGTCGGTCCGGGCGTGCTCACCCGCCTCGCCCCGGACGCCGGCGTCCTCGCCGCGATGCAGATCATCATGGACGACGGCTCGGTGCTGCCGGACGTCGCCTACCTGACCTCCGCCCAACTCGGCCGTCCTTTCCCCGTACGGTGGATCGAGGTGCCCGAGCGCGACGCGAAGACCACACCGGTGCGGGAGCAGTTCGCCGACGGCCAGGTCACACGCGGACGCAAGTTCGAGGGCGTGTGGGGCACCGACGAGGGCGTGTACGTCGTCAATTCCTTCGCCTGGGAGGATGGCGATCTCCCTGCGGACGCGGTCCCGCACGACGGCATGGTCTGGTTCTACAACTACCGCGCCAAGACCATCCAGTTGGTCACCTACTTCCCGCACCAGAGCACGTCGGAGGAAGGCGCGCCGGCCAAGTACACCGACCTGGCCTTCGACGGCCCCGACAACGTGACCGTGACACCGTGGGGAAGCCTCGTGCTCGCCGAGGACGGCGCCGGCGCGTCCCACGTGCTCAGTGCCTTCCCGGGCGGCCCGACGTACGCGATCGCCCGCAACCAGCTCAACGACTCCGAGTTCTGCGGACCGACCTTCACCGACGACGGCGAGGTGCTCTTCGTCAACATGCAGGACCCCGGCCTCACCCTGGCCATCACCGGCCCGTGGCAGAAGTACCTCGGCTGAACCGATCGAGCCGGGCGCCGGCGGCACCCCCGACACATGTCGAGGGCGCCGCCGGCATCGGCGGTCTGCACATGCCATGGCGGCGACTAACGCCGCGAACAGCGGCGTCCGAGCCGCTGTTCACCGGGGATTCATGTTGAGCCGACCGGGCCGGGGTATCCCGCGGAGCATGGCCGACGACGGCACGATCCTGGTCTTCGCACCGGTTCCGCAGCTCACCATCACCATCGAGCAGCAGGGCGAGACGCCGGAGCTGCACGTTCACCCCGGCGGGCAGGGCATCTGGCAGGCCCGGATGTGCGCCGCACTGGGCGCGCCGGTCACGCTCTGCGCCGCCGTCGGCGGCGAGATCGGCGATGTCATCGCCCGACTGTTGGAACGCGAGGATGTCCGGGTACGCATCGTCGCGCGCGACACCGGCAGCGGATGGTACGTCCATGATCGCCGTGACGGTTCGCGGTCCGAGGTCGCGGAGCATCCCGGTGTGCCGCTGGGCCGCCACGACCTCGACGCGCTCTACACTGCCGCGCTCGCCGAGGGCCTGCGTGCCCGGATCGCGATACTCAGCGGCGCCGCGGGCCCCCAGGTCGTCCACCCCGACGTGTACCGGCGGCTCGCCGCCGACCTCAACTCCCATGACGTCCGTGTGGTGGCCGACCTCACCGGTGACCATCTCAGCGCCGTGCTGCAGGGACGGGTGGCCTTCCTCAAGGTGAGCCACGAGGAACTCATCGACTCGGGCCGCGCTCCCGGCGACGACGACGGCGCCCTGCTCGACGCCGCGCACCAGTTGCGGGCCGAGGGCGCCGAGGCGGTGCTGATCAGTCGGGCGGACCGGCCCGGCATCGCCCTGCTCGGCGACGACCCGCTCCTGGTCGGCCTGCCGGCCTTGCAGACCGTGGACCACCGCGGCGCCGGCGACTCGATGACCGCCGGAGTCGCCACTGTGCTCGCCCGCGGCGGCGACCTTCCCGAAGCCGTCCGCACCGGCGCCGCCGCCGGAGCGCTCAACGTCACCCGCCACGGCCTGGGCACCGGCCACCGCGACGCGATCGCCGCCCTCGCCGACCGGGTCGCCCTCACCCCGCTGAACGCCGGCTGATCGCCGCACAGCGGTACGGCCACCAGCAGCGGCTCGATGTGGCGCCTGATGCCGCTGAGTTGGAGGAGGCCCGGTGGGAAGGGGGGTGATATCCCTCTGCGGATCCCGGCTCAGCTTTCGGTGGCGTCTACCGATTAAGCGCACTGTGTGGGCTCAGAGCAATGGCGGCGCTGCCGTTCAGACGGCAACTTGCCCGGCCGCCACGGGTGGTGCGCTGAGTGCTACCTCGCTGGCTTACCTCAGTGTCGACCGGATGGGTCTGATCACGGACTGGAACCCGGCCGCGGAGCGGATGTTCGGCTGGACCCGCGCGGAGATCGTCGGACAGCCGGTGGCCGACACGATCGTGCCGCCGCAGATGCGTGCCGCGTTTCTGGTCACGTTCACCCGTCACCTGGTGACCGGTGACACCAGCTCGTTGGGTCGGCGGCTGGAGTTGCCGGCCCGCCACCGCGACGGCCACGAGCTGCTCATCGAGATCACCATCGACCTGGTCAACAACGGCGCGGACGGGTTCTGCGCGTTCGCCCACGACAGCACCGGCCGACGCGAGGCCGAACAAGCGCTGTGGGAGAGCAACTCCCTGGTGCAGGCCATCCTCGACCACACCACCGCGGTGATCTCCGCCAAGGACCCCGATGGAAAGTACCTGTTCGTCAACCGCGAGTTCGAACGACGCTTCCAGGTCGCGGCCGGGGAGTTGGTCGGTCGGACCCAGGCCGACGTGCTTCCCGCCGCGCTGGCGGCGGTCTCCCAGGAGCGCGACGAGCAGGTGCTGCGCAGCGCCACCGCCTCGACCAACCTGGAGGAGCTTCCCGCCGGCGACGAGTTGCAGCAGTACATCGTCACTCGGTTTCCCCTGCTCGACCCGAGCGGGGTACCGCGCGGGGTGTGCTCGATCTCGATCGACGACACCGCGCGCCGGCGCAGCGCGGAGGCGCTGCGCCGCAGCGAGGAACGCTTCGAGCGGATCGTGAGCAACATGCCCGGCATGGTCAGCCGGTTCGAGTTCGCCCCGAACGGGGCCATGGCGTTCAGCTACGTCTCCGACGGCTGCCGCGAGGTCTTCGGTGTCGAACCCGAGGCGGTCCTCGCCGACGCCACCGTCATCACCAGCCTGTTCGGCCCCGAGGAGACCAAGTCGATCGTCGACAGCATGCGGGCGTCGGCGATCAGCCTCGAACACTGGCGCTGGGAGGGGCATGCGACCCTGCCCACCGGGGAGCGCCGCTACCTGCAGGGCACCTGCCGCCCGGAACGCCTCCCGGACGGCACCCTGGTCTGGGACGGCCTCCTGCTCGACCGTACCCGGGAGAAGAGGGCCGAGCGCGACTCCGCCCGCGCTCGCCGCGATCTCCATCAGTTGATCTCGTCGCTACGCGGCTATGCCTTCACGGTCAAGGCGCAGCCCGATGGCAGCGTTCGCGGCGTCTACAGTAGTGCCGACGGCTCGGAGATCTTCGGCGGGCCGATGACCAGCCACGGCGACTCCCTCGCCGCGGCCATCGCGGCGCTGGTGCACCCCGAGGACCAGCCGAAGTACGCGGCCTTCTGGGCCAGCACACGGGCCGGGCAGCCGGGCGACCTGACCTGCCGGATCATCGGTTACGACGGTGTCCAGCGGTGGGTCTTCATCCGGCTACGCCCGCGGCCGGAGGACCCCACGACGCTCGACGGCGTCTGCTGCGATCTGACCCCGCTGCCCGGCAGCCCGGCGACGTCATGACCGGCACCGTGGCGCCCACCGGCTACCAGGACCGCATGCCTCGCCAGGTCGGGGAGCTCGCCGTACCGGTGAAGCCCGTCGCCGCGAGCACCCCGCTCGCCGACGTTCAGGCGATCCTGCGCGAGGATCCGCTGCTGCCGGGCGTCGTCGTCCGCGCCGTCGATGGTCAGCTCCGGTTGCTGAGCCGCGTCCACGTCGAGCACGCCGCCGTACCGGGGCTCGACCGCGTGCCCACCATGGGCGACCTGCCGCCGGCCGAGACCCTGAAACTGCGGGCCAGCACGGCGGTCGACGTCGCCGCGGAAGCGGCGCTGGCCCGACCGTCCGCGACCCGTGACGACGCCATCCTCATCACCTGGCCGCACAACCGGTACGGCATCGCGCCGATGCTGGACCTCATCGCCGCCATGGCCCGCCGCTACGTGCGACTCACCCGCACCGACGCCCTCACCGGACTCGCCAACCGCCACGCCCTCACCACCCGCGGCGAGGAATGGCTGCGCGAACACACGGATGGTGCGCTGCTCGTCATCGACCTCGACCGGTTCGCAGAGATCAACGAAGCCCTCGGCTACCAGGGCGCCGACCAGATCCTGCGCCAGGTCTCCGCCGCCCTCACCGAGGCGGCCGGAGACGACGACATCGTGGCCCGCCTCGACGGCGACCAGTTCGCGGTCCTGCTCACCGACCGCCCGGAGGCCGGCACCGAAGCCGGCCCCGACGGATGGACGGAGCGGATCGCCCACCAGCTCGCCCAGCGGGCCCGCGGCCCGTTCACCGTCACCGGCATCCCGGTCAGCGTCGAGATGAGCATCGGCGTCGCCCACACTGCCCAGGCAGGCAACGACGTCGACACCCTGCTGCGCCGGGCCACCATGGCCATGCAGGTCGCCAAGCGGGCCCGCACCGGCGTCGAGGCGTGGGATCCGCACGCCGCCGCGGCCCGCGGCACCGACCTGCGACTGATGGCAGAACTACGCGCCGCCACCACCCGCGGGCAACTGCGCCTGCACTATCAACCCCTCATCGCCGCCGCTGACGGCCGCCCGCACGGCGTCGAGGCTCTCGTCCGCTGGCAGCACCCCGATCGTGGCCTGCTGCCGCCCGGAGTGTTCCTGCCCGACGCCGAACGCTCCGACATCATCATCGACCTCACCGACTGGGTCCTCGCCGAAGCCATCGGCCAGGCCGCCACCTGGCGGAGCGCCGGGACGCCGATGCCGGTGTCGGTCAACATCTCCGCCGCCTACCTCGCCCAGGAGCGGGCCGTGGCGACCATCGCCGCGTTGCTCGCCGTGCAGCAAGTGCCGGCCGACCTGCTCACCGTCGAGATCACCGAGAGCACCATGATGACCCACCCCGAGCGGGCCGCGACCCGCCTGGGTGCCCTGCGCAAGCTCGGCGCACGGGTGTCGGTCGACGACTTCGGCACCGGCTACACCTCGCTCGCGCTCCTGCCCGAGCTGCCCATCGACGAACTGAAGATCGACCGCAGCTTCGTCTCCCGGATGGTCGACTCCGCCCCGCACGCCGCCATCGTGCGTACCGTGACCGACCTGGCGAAATCCCTCGGAGTGACCGTCGTCGCCGAAGGCATCGAAGACGAACCGACCGCGGACGCCCTCCGCGCGCTCGGCGTCGACCTGCTGCAGGGTTACCACTTCGCCCGCCCGCAGAGCCCCGAACTGCTGCAGCTTCCAGGACTGTCCCGCCAACGGTGTTGACCGACGACCGGGGCGGCGACGTGCCGCCGGCCCCGTGCCGTCGTTCGTCGCTCGCCGGTTACGGCTGGTTGGTGAGGTAGCCGCCCATCGTGGTGAAGTACTCCGCCGCGGGCAGTTCCCGACCGTCGTGGGTGCGTACCCGCTTGATGGCCAGCCCGTGGTTGCGGCCGGTGCGTGCGTCGGCGCCGGCGACGATGACGACCGCGTCGCCCTCCTGGTAGAAGATGCGCCCCGGGGTTCCGCCGTAGCGTCCCTGCGACACCGCGGCGGCGAGAATGTCGAGTTGCTGGCCGCGGTGGTAGGTGAAGGCGCTCGGGTACGGGGCGCACTGGGCGCGCACGAGTCGCTCCAGATCCTCCGCCGGCCAGTTCCAGTCGATGCGAATGTCTTCGGTGGAGCGCTTGTGGAAGAAGCTGGCCTTGGACCGGTCCTGCTTGACCCAGTCGGTGCGCCCGGAGGCGATCAGTGCCAGGCCGTCCACCGTGATGGGACCGAACAGCTCGAGGGTCTTGTGGAACAAGTCCGTCGTGGTGTCGGTCGGGCCGACGGGTACCGCGCGCTGCAGGACGATGTCGCCGGCATCGAGCTCGTCGTTCATCATGTGGGCGGTGACGCCGACCTCCTTCTCCCCGTTGATGAGCGCCCAGATCAAGGGCGAGAAGCCGGCGTAGGCGGGGAGCAGGGAGTCGTGGATGTTGAGGGTGCCCCGGGGCGGCAGGTTGAAGATCTGCGGGGGGATCCAGGTCCGCCAGTTGGTCGCCACGATGACGTCCGGTGCCGCCTCCTTGAGGGCGCTCATCAGGTCCTCGTCGTCGGGGCGGTTGCGGATCAGCACCGGCACCCCGTGCTGCTCCGCCAGGTCGGCGACGGAGTCGTCCCAGATCTTCTCGTAGGCATGATCGCTCTTCGGGTGGGTGACGACGAGCGGGACCTCGTGCTCGGAGTCGAGGAGCGCCTGCAACGTGCGGTGCCCCCAGGTCTGGTAGCCGAACATGACGACCCGCATGACGTTCCTCCTTGTGGCGCGGCACTTATTGCGCTGTAGTAAAGCAAGGCTTACCTAAGCAACGCAACGCGGCCCCTGTGTCGCAGGTCGACCCGTGTGTCGACCCCCACCTCACGATGACATCGAAGTTAGGTTAGGTTAGCCTAAGGCGGCTCCCAGGGGCCTCCATAGTGGCCTGCCGGCGTCCCCCGGCTACCCGACTGACCTGCGTTGCCCCGCCG is a genomic window containing:
- a CDS encoding RidA family protein; translated protein: MAVTLVNPVGLPDAGVYKHVSVATGSKLVHVAGQVAWDAGGKLVGEGDLAAQVEQCYVNVHTALSGIGATFDDVVKLVVHAVDWQPAKMPQLVEGIERAKARLGITAAPPASLFGIVALDVPEHLVEIEATAVLD
- a CDS encoding PAS domain S-box protein — encoded protein: MWAQSNGGAAVQTATCPAATGGALSATSLAYLSVDRMGLITDWNPAAERMFGWTRAEIVGQPVADTIVPPQMRAAFLVTFTRHLVTGDTSSLGRRLELPARHRDGHELLIEITIDLVNNGADGFCAFAHDSTGRREAEQALWESNSLVQAILDHTTAVISAKDPDGKYLFVNREFERRFQVAAGELVGRTQADVLPAALAAVSQERDEQVLRSATASTNLEELPAGDELQQYIVTRFPLLDPSGVPRGVCSISIDDTARRRSAEALRRSEERFERIVSNMPGMVSRFEFAPNGAMAFSYVSDGCREVFGVEPEAVLADATVITSLFGPEETKSIVDSMRASAISLEHWRWEGHATLPTGERRYLQGTCRPERLPDGTLVWDGLLLDRTREKRAERDSARARRDLHQLISSLRGYAFTVKAQPDGSVRGVYSSADGSEIFGGPMTSHGDSLAAAIAALVHPEDQPKYAAFWASTRAGQPGDLTCRIIGYDGVQRWVFIRLRPRPEDPTTLDGVCCDLTPLPGSPATS
- a CDS encoding alkaline phosphatase PhoX, translating into MDRRTMLRAAVVGAGTVALPFTAWSAAYGAPAQNAPGPYGPLQPADAHGIQLPAGFTSSIVARSRQVVPGTSYVWHDAPDGGAVIPNGAGWIYVSNSEVSAAAGGGASRILFSSTGAVVGASRILSGTNSNCAGGKTPWNTWLSCEEVSLGRVFETYPLGGTAVARPAMGRFKHEAAAADPVRQVIYLTEDETDGKFYRFLPTTWGDLSSGTLQVLRAGSATSGSFTWATVPDPDGSPTVTRRQVSGAKTFNGGEGCHYADDTVWFTTKGDNRVWQINLVSNTYELAYDDNLVNPGAAPLTGVDNITGSTAGDLYIAEDGGSMEICIITPDDKVSSFLRITGHSGSEITGPAFTPAGDRLYFSSQRGTSGSSSGGITYCVTGPFRR
- a CDS encoding 1-phosphofructokinase family hexose kinase, with product MADDGTILVFAPVPQLTITIEQQGETPELHVHPGGQGIWQARMCAALGAPVTLCAAVGGEIGDVIARLLEREDVRVRIVARDTGSGWYVHDRRDGSRSEVAEHPGVPLGRHDLDALYTAALAEGLRARIAILSGAAGPQVVHPDVYRRLAADLNSHDVRVVADLTGDHLSAVLQGRVAFLKVSHEELIDSGRAPGDDDGALLDAAHQLRAEGAEAVLISRADRPGIALLGDDPLLVGLPALQTVDHRGAGDSMTAGVATVLARGGDLPEAVRTGAAAGALNVTRHGLGTGHRDAIAALADRVALTPLNAG
- a CDS encoding TetR/AcrR family transcriptional regulator; this encodes MARTRSFTTANAVRAARDQFWEHGYEATSLADLERVTGLNRSSIYQAFGSKHQLFSLAVESYLAEVAAPRLAALEAPGAGIAQVVEYLESLAAVMADAPGSLAGRGCLVVNTITERAGHDPEAHAVGVAYRDRLLRAFAGALPPETAAHRAELLTGAVIAVLVTARLAPAAAATLARAAAMEARSWR
- a CDS encoding alkaline phosphatase PhoX encodes the protein MPTSRRTFLAGGTAAGVGLAVAGAVPSLAQATPGRPRRDGGHVPFPPLVDDPDGILALPEGFSYAIVTRTGVTRLDRGQGLTPSSPDGMAVYHAGRGRYTLIQNHEIDPGEEFGVPHVKGTVYDPGAVDAGGCTVITTDRAGRNLGEFVAISGTVANCAGGPTPWGTWLTCEETEDRAGDKWTEGGRAGVFQKDHGYVFEVWADGTANPRPIRCLGRYAHEALAIDKDRTHIYLSEDADGPNGLFYRWTAPRGVRVGPGVLTRLAPDAGVLAAMQIIMDDGSVLPDVAYLTSAQLGRPFPVRWIEVPERDAKTTPVREQFADGQVTRGRKFEGVWGTDEGVYVVNSFAWEDGDLPADAVPHDGMVWFYNYRAKTIQLVTYFPHQSTSEEGAPAKYTDLAFDGPDNVTVTPWGSLVLAEDGAGASHVLSAFPGGPTYAIARNQLNDSEFCGPTFTDDGEVLFVNMQDPGLTLAITGPWQKYLG
- a CDS encoding winged helix-turn-helix transcriptional regulator → MGTRNEIAALPPEADLARADSLAREIFSDIANKWAFLIVEFLGQRTMRFGELRDHIGGISHKMLTQNLRMLEHNGLIERTVHPTIPPRVEYALTEAGVALRAVVDGMCGWTQKYLGHIEAARRRG
- a CDS encoding DUF1304 domain-containing protein, which translates into the protein MLLVALVAATLAALVHVQFFVLESLRFTRPAVWRRFLVTSQHDADAIRPMAFNQGWYNLFLALGVLAGVAATASGRTVAGASLIGFAGACMAGAGAVLLATDRRFARAAAVQAAPPLVALVALAAATL